In the genome of Cervus elaphus chromosome 5, mCerEla1.1, whole genome shotgun sequence, the window ttgtccccttctcctcctgccctcaatctttcccagcatcagggtcttttcaaatgagtcagatctttgcattaggtggccaaagtattggaatttcagcttcagcatcagtcccttcaatgaacacccaggactgatctcctttaggatggacgggttggatctccttgcagtccaagggactctcaagagtcttcttcaacaccacagttcaaaagcatcaactcttcggcactcagctttctttatagtccaactctcacatccatacatgaccattgttATGGTCATCTATAATCAGTGATCTTTGAGGTTACTACTGTGGTCACTGAAGGCCAGGTGATGGTTAACATATtctacaataatttttaaattaagatgtgTATCAATACTTTTTTTCaagacataatgctattacaCACTTGATAGACTACAATAACTTTTTTATGTATTGGGAAGtcaaaaaatttgtgtgactggCTTTATTGTTTATTATGGTGGTCTGGAGTGGAACTTGCAACATCTTTGAGGTATGTCTGTAAATGTTGGATGCATTAGTGTGTGTGCCcccatgtgcatgctcagtcgtgtccaacttttttgtgatcccatggcctatagtcttccaggctcctctctccataggattttccaggcagggatactggagtgggttgccatatcctcctccagggaatcttcctgacctagggattgaaatgtctcttgtatctcttgcattgacaagtggattctttaccactacaccaactgggaagccctggctgcattaggggaaaagtgaaagtggagttgctcagtcatgtccaactctttgcaaccccatggactgtagcccaccaggctcctccattcatgggattctccaggcaagggtactggagtgggttgccatttcctgaaggggttcttcctgacccagggatcgaacccaggtctcctgcattgtaggtagacgctttaccatctgagctaccagggaaatcttTAGGGGGTAGTTTCTAAAAAGACGTGACAAGAAGACATCTTTGGGACCAATTCTTAGAATTTGGGAACATGGCTGGTATTCACAGTCTAATGCAAAATCTGTTTCACATAGCTCTAAGAGGTATAAAGAAGCTCTCCAAGGCATGGAGGATCAAGAAGGATTCAACAACTCCCGTTGCTGTCTACATCAATCTCAGATTCAACAAGAATTCACTGGCTTTTGATCAAGGACCCATTACTCATGCTCCGAGTTTTGAGAGCTTTTGGGTCCTCCTAAAAACCCAGTGGGGGGTTTATATGCTTGGTACTCCTTAAGCTCTTCTTTAACTGTTACAGTAAAGGACTCAATAACCTTAAGGCTACTCAACTGTTAACTTAGTGAAAGTGCCAACTCCTTAGAGCATGGCATTCAAGGCCCTCCTTGGCTTGTAACCTACCTTTCCAATTGCCACTCCCACTGTTGTCAGGGATAAACACTGCTCCAGTTAAATTAGGCTGCTCCCTACCTCCTGAGGATGTTGTATTTTTCCATTTGGatacctttatttttttggctgtttgGTGCAatgtgtgggattttagttccctgaccagggatccagcccatgcCCCATGTGAAAACtaatttcacattctttttactttttcatgtgggtttctagaaaatttaatgtatgtatgtggcttgcattttatatgtatgtgtgtatgcttagaCACTGTTGTGTATGAGTTTGagaccccaggactgcagcccgccgggctcctcagtctgtggaattctccaggcaagaatactagagtgagttgccatttcctactccagatttatctgacccagggatcgaacccatgtatcctgcactgcatatggattctttactgctgagccacttatttttaattaagaatactttttttaaagattttttttgacgtgggccatttttaaagtctttattgaatttgttacaagattgcttgttttatgttttggtttattgtctgcaaggcatgtggggtcctagctccctgagcagggatcaaacatgcaccccctgtattggaaggccaaatcttaacctctggaccaccagggaagtcccttgaattatagttttaataTACAGTGCTCCTCTACATCATTAGCCTACTCTCTTAGGCCCGTGTAGAAGTGAGCCCATCCTTCAAGCCCCACCTTGTACTTTCTCACATCCTGAAATAAtatgataaatgataaaaaaaattctaagtctGGGTTCATATATTTGATGCAGACATACCCTTTACATTATCAAACTGAGGTTACTCAGATCAGCTGGACAGATCAGGAAAGCAAAGCCTTTCTGCCAAAGACCATAGGACAATTAATATGTTCTAGAAGTGTTAGATAACTTCTTACAGGCACCCATACTAGAAAAACTCCAAACCCCTAATTCCATCTATATTTCTCCTATTGTTCATCACTTCTAGTCACTAAGATGTTAGCACTTCCTGTGAAATTCTTTCAATTCTATTACCTTTCTTTCAGTACATACCTAATTAGTCTTAGTTGCTTTGCTTTTAAAGTCTAGTTTCCAAGTAGTTTCCCAGCTTCCTGTCCCCTACCTATGTTCATTCCATCCTATATACTGCAATTAAAATAATCTTCCATGTTTTTTTGCAGATATAACTCTCAGCTCAAAAACTTTCTTTTTGCCCAGTGTCTGTAGGAAGAATTCTTTTGTTCAACATTCAAGGCTTTTTCATACCTTAACCCTGGACCTAAAACCTGGGCTTCAGGGAAATCAGATTGAGTTTATGCAAATCACTTAGAACTCTGCCTGGCTTATATGTAAGAAAGTCTTAGCTATTACCTCCTTCCTACAACTGATAGAACCTGTTAACTCTGAACCCTAATTTACCACAATATTTAACAATAAAATCTAAGATTAGGTGGGATATAAATAAAAGATAGTATTTCTTTTATGCGACAGTAAACTTGTGGGATGTggcatttcaggaaaaaataaagcctggGAAAATGTAAATGTGTTCTGGATTTAGCACAGTGGTGCCCAAATTTTAGCCTTATTAGAATAATgggaagtttgctttttttttggccaagcctcACAACTTTCTGGGATCttaagtttcctgaccagggtaccagagattgaacccgcacccGTTGCAGTGGAAGTGCCGagccctgaccactggaccacctgggaattctCACAGAAGAACCTGGGAAGCTTTCAAAACTAACATAGGTGTCTGAGCCCCACTCTAGCTTTACTGAATCTCTTCAATGGTAGGGGCACATTTAGAAAAAGCTTCACACATGGTTCAcgtacacttttttaaaaactgcatgaAATTTTCATATGCACCTACAACCAAGAATCACTGGTTTAATACAGAAACTCTGGATTAAGGAAGTTGGTCATACTTGGCATGTATTTTTCACTATGTTCCCTTGGGACATGGTTTTATAAAACAGAGAACTAACTAGCACTGAATAACTTATGTGTTCATGAGCAgtgttcttaaaaacaaaaacaacaaaataacctTGAATTTGATTTAGTGAGTTGAAAAAGAACAAGTCATATATACCACAAATGCCACACTTGGTTTTCATTTAAAAGCTTGTCTGTTAGTCTGACTTCTATTAGTTTATAAATCTCAAACCAGAATTCTtaggtaaatatatatttaaaatgtacaacatTTACAGTTTTTACAACCCAAACTTTAGCtatataaatgtatgaaaaaactgGCATTTAAGTAATACTTCAAAAACACCTCTacctcaaaaatattttacacTAATCTTCCAAAGTGGTCTCTTCGAATGTTCATTGTATCTCAACAATCCAGTTAGGTTACCAAATCTCTAGGCATGGAGTAAAGGGTACTGTACTGAGAGACAGCACTTTCTACACAACAGTACAAAAGCGTGGGTCTCTGATACCCTATAACAAAGCTCCCTTCACTCTCCAATCCTGAGACAACAAATCCTGTAGTTCCCCCTCATCATCGCTGTCAAcattctcctcttcctttttctgcagTTCTTTTATGGTCAGAACCTCTttaagcttattttttatttcatcctgGCGATTCCGCAGCTTTTCCACTCGACGGTAACACTCAATCTGCTCATCGATCTCCCCAATCTGCCGGTCCAACCGTCCCTCCTCATCCTCTTCGGCAACTATGGCTTCGGAAATAGTGTTGACCTGTCTCATAGCTTTTTGAAATTCGTCCCATTCTTTGTCCATCTGGTCCTTTGGGGCATCAACCTTTCGTACCCTCGCGTCTATCTCAGGGTCGTCAAAAAACCCTTCTGGTAATGCTTCCGCAGTGTTTTCTCGCCTTTCCACtactttttcatgtatttctgctttctcAATTGACCCGGAATGAGGGATTAAAGGGGCCTTGGGAGGATTTGTATCCGAGAAATTGCTTGGCAGCCTACTACCAGTTGCCTCCCGCGAGGAGGAAAGTGAGTGTTCCTTGCTCTGTGAATTGGACGGCTGCTTACAGGCATCCCCCTTCTTCccttctgctcctcctcctcccttctcctcctcctcctcgtcctcctcgTCATCATAATCAGGGAGTAAACCGAGTCCCGAAGCCTTACCGACGGTCGTCCTAGTGGACTCCTTTCCGGCTTTGTCAAAGTTGGTGGGCAAAGCGGACGTGGAGGGCTGTACCTGAGAAACCAGGGAGGCCTTCGCTCTTTTGGCATCTTGGCTCTCAGAGTCCGGCGCCTTCCTCTTGGTGGACTGAGGCACTGCGCTGGCGGACGGGCCCTGGGCTGCTTCCTTCGCGCCTTTCAGCTCGGCCACTTTCTCTCGGTGCTGCTTTCCCAGGACGTGAGTCTGCCACAGGAGCTCGCTCTTAACCGGAGTGTTACACAGGGCACAACTCAGCTGCCCCAAGCGGTTGTACTTCGCGAATGGAGATTCTATCCGTTTCCGGTTGGTGCTCAGACGCTGCTTTTCCTTCATCAACCGTCGCAGTTCGTCCTGATTCACCACTCGCTTCCCCGCTGCAGGCCGGGCTGAGGCGGACGACGCCATCTTTGCTATCCGACCGGAGGCGAGCCTGGCTTCCGTCCCGGCGATGCCTGATGACGTCACTTCCTGTCCGGACGCGGATTGGCTGAGGCTCCGGGACGTGAGCGGTGGCGCCCAGATTTCCTTCCCTAACGTACCGTAGGCGATATTTGCCTGCAGGGTCGCTTCTCTGACATTCTGTTCATGGCTGCGATAAAGGCCATAAACTCCAAGGCTGAGGTGGCACGGGCCCAGGCGGCCTTGGCCGTCAATATATGCGCCGCCCGAGGGCTGCAGGATGTGTTGCGGACCAACTTGGGTCCCAAGGGCACCATGAAAATGTGAGACGGCCGTTGGAGCGGCGGTTAGGGCGTCGGGGTTTGTTGGGCATCTAGGCGCCCTGTGAGGTAGAGGTTCCGCAGTTTGGAGCGATGTGGACGCATTTTCGGGCCTACTTTTCCTCGTTTTCATTCCTGCCCTGAGTTCATCTCCTGCCTGGTCGAGGAGGAGAAATGCTCCCCGAGGAAAGGGCTCACGAGTGAAGCGGTGACCATCCccgttccccgcccccccccccccttgttTAGGTTCATATGCAATTAAAAGTTCATTAAGTGTCTCGTATGAAACATAAGCTATCTAGCTCTCTTGCTTTTAAagagtttgggttttgtttggcAGTGTGCTGTAGTGGAGAGGGCTCGGGCTGTGGAGCCTGGCCGGCGTGGGTTCAAATCCCAAGTTCTCTTTTAGATTTTAAGTCCTTAGGCAAGTTGAACGCTCTATGCATACGGTTCAtcatatgtatttattctttagCATGTATTTATTTAGGACCATTATTTGCTTTAGAAGAGAGTGGGGATGGGACAGAGACTTCCTTGTCAGTCTACTGGTTGACtcccagcttccactgcaggggaagcGGTTAGATCCCCCGTGGGGGAActaaaagatcccgcatgccgtgtGGTgtgaccaagaaaaaaagagtgagGGAAAGAGACTAGAGAGGGCAATGATGAAGTGTAAGAGGAGAGATGCAGTCTCAGAAGAATGAGCAGAGTAATTAGTATTGACAGTAAAAGAGGGCACTGATTATGTCTAGTTGGGATGCTGGGAATACAGAGATGACCAAGATACAGTTTCTGTTCTTAAGGAGTTCTGGTAGAGATGAATGTGCtaatggttatatatatatatgtatattcagcaTATATTGTACTGAAGAAAGGGATTATAACTGATgacagaagggagaaaggaaagcttCTCAAATAATAGAATTTTCCCTCAATCTTGAAAGAGGATTAGACACCAGTTAGAGAAGGGAGTAAAGGCCTTCTGTGTAGAATAACTTCAGGACCAAGAAAGCCCAACGGTATAAATCCAACAGAAAGGAAACCAAACATGATTTATTAAGGGAACCATAATATTTTCCCTCAAGATCTCACTTGGTAGaataagtagaaaagaatagacattccccaaattgggaaaggtaaACTATGTCATTGTTAAATAGCCTGGATTTTACTTTGAAGGTGATGGAGAATATGAAAATCATGGAATTTTTTGATCAGGGAACTTACTGAATCACATTGTCTTTTAGAAAGATAAATGCAGTCTGGAGGGTAGATTCCAATTCAGAAATATCAGGATGCTAAGTAGTCCAGATTagagatgatgatgacaatggaAATGACAGGAGAGGGTAGATTCAAGAGACCTTTAGATTGTAGAGTTGACAGAACTTGATCTTATAAACATGAAGGATGAAGGAAAAAATAGTTCAGTGAATGAATGTAACATTTCACAAAAATAAGAAACCTGcagaaaattcacaaataatgTGGTTTGTAGACTTCCAAGTACTAAACCACTGTACCAAGTACCAAGTACCAAAGCACTCATCCACTGCTTCTATCCCTAGACTTGCAAATCCTCCTTTGGAAATCATCATTGCAGTCCATCTGGGGAGAAGTGATAGTGTGGGTTGCAAATGGTGGTAATTACTGTGGTGTCCCCCATGATATGATGGAAGTTTTCCACACCCAGTTACTTATATTAAAGATAGTGGAGTGGCAAATACTGGAAGTGTCTTGTTTGGCTCTTGCCATATGAGGTTAATAACCACTGTTTTCTGAACAGGCTTGTTTCTGGGGCAGGAGATGTCAAACTCACCAAAGATGGCAATGTGCTTCTCCATGAGATGGTGAGCTGATGATGCTAACTTAATAAACCTTAATATATCATAACTGAGGACATAGTACAATTTGTGTGTCTTTAAACCAAGGCCGTCAGCTAAATACTGCTGTCGTGAGATATGTTTGTTGGATTAaaccttaggggaaaaaaaagtctattgACTGTTTTCAAATCTTACAAATAATAGCTTAGGGATACTTCCAAAttagttacattttttaaaggcacTGCAGTATGTTCTTTGTAATCatggagaaaaaaattccttGCAATTTTAGTAAATATATTCATCTTCAAGATTGAAGGATTTAATCTTATTTTGGAAATGTCATTGCATTCTGAAGCAGAGATGCTTTTATAAAATGTTCAAACCTCATTAGTTCTCAGTTTTTAACTTTTGGTTTTGACATTTATTATGTATGGTAATACAGAACTTGTGAACTAATAGAATGaagcttatttaatttcttaattttacttttgACCCTTAGATTATTTTGCTTGTGGTggactctttctttctctcattctctctctcttgtaaTCTGCTTACTTTTTTCAGCAAATTCAACACCCAACAGCTTCCTTGATAGCAAAAGTAGCAACAGCCCAGGATGACATTACAGGAGATGGTACTACTTCAAATGTTCTAATCATTGGAGAGTTACTAAAACAAGCTGATCTTTACATTTCTGAGGTATTAGAATTTCATAGAATGCACATTCATgtggcattttatttttgaatacaaagttatttattttttgttagtaAAATGGTTTAATTTTAGACtgcaataattaatttttatcaagATATTTTTGGACAGttataaatggaaataacaatGAACCTTTTTGCCAAAATAATGCCTTTTTATTGAAATTATATACCTAACCTtaaccctaaaaaataaagtatttgagatacataaaagttaaaaacatagCCATGTACCCATGACTAATGgcctaagaaagaaaatatcactgATAAAGCTGAAACCAAATTATGGACCTTTTGAAAAAATAACTAGAGGAAAATTATTGAAGTTTATCCACATTGTGAATTTACCTACCTTTCTAATTTTAGTTCTCTTTGTAAACAGTCTACTGTAGCCCGACTCCTTCGTTCACTGGCCTGTGAAATAATTACATACATTTCTACCTCTGTGCCTTTGTTcaatttgtattgttttctttgcattatttatCTGTCTTTTCTAATTAAGTAGTTGAATTTCTGCTGTTTCAAGGACCATTTTAGCAAAGCGTAATCTGGTCAAAGTGCTCAAAGGATCACTTCTTTGTGTTTCATTTAATATTGGGAATTGTCTATTAATTCAGTGCATGCAACTTATCTTAGGATGCTTTTGGCTGTAAGCAGTAGAAACTTGACTAAAAGTcacttaaacaataaaaaattttctccTATAGCAAAAAATAGAGCAATAAAGCAGGCTTCTAGGGTTCATTGATTAAAAATTTACCAAGTCATCAATTGCCCAGGTCCTTTCTGTCTCTTAGCTCTTGCACTTATGATGCTGTTTCATCATGGGCTTATTTCCATCCTGAATGACTGTCAGAAGAGATCAGGCTCCCTGCTTCCCTTACTAATCCTCAGCAGGAGAGGACAAGAGAAAACAATTCAGTCAGTCATGGACTAAAAGTCCTTCCTTTATATGGTTGGGCCAACACTGGTCTTATGTCCATCCTAAACCAATGACAGTTTTTGGGAAATTGACTTAATCTAAAGGTAATCAGGAAGAACTCTCTGCAGGAAATAGGCCTGGGCTGAATCTTTAGGATGAGGAGTGAGCCTGGTGAAAGAGTGGCAGGTGAGGAGAGtgacattccaggcagaagggacaATGTgagcagaggcacagagaagagaCACAGCTGGTGTGTGTGCACAGCTGCGAGCAGTTTGGCCTTGGTGGGGTTAAAGTGATGCAGACAGTAGTGAATAGGCACGTACTATTAACCAAGAAGAATATTCATATTAACATATTAATGAGTTAATTAATGAGCAGATGGGCATTTCAGATATTTAGGGGACAGTTTAAGAGAGTCAAGACTGATGTTTTTCCTAGTAGTCCAGGTGAGAAGTTGTGAGGTCCTAGGCTGAAGAAATGTTTTGAAGATGGTTAGTAACACAGGCCCTGGCATCAGGTTTTGtgggtttaaatcctgactcTGGCTCTTACTCAGTTCaattgagttcagtcgctcagttgtgtccgactctttgcgaccccatgaaccgcagcacgccaggcctccctgtccatcaccaactcccggagtttactcagactcatgcccatcgagtccgtgatgccatccagccatctcatcctctgtcgtccccttctcctcctgcccccctgCTGGGAGAgattctcccagcatcagggtcttttccagtgagtcagctcttcacgtgaggtggccacagtattggagtttcagcttcagcatcagtccttccaatgaacacccaggacttaatctcctttaggatggactggttggatcttcttgcagtccaagggactctcaagagtcttctccaacaccacagttcaaaagcatcaatttttcagcactcagctttcttcacagtccaactctcacatccatacatgaccactggaaaaacctaggctggtgatctaaGCCTTTAAGCctaaatttcctcatctgtgaaacaggaatAATATCAGCACCCACTTCATAGTGTTGAGGGGActgaaataatacatgtaaagtccttagaacagtgcctggtacaaatGCTCAATCAGTGTCAACTTTTGAAGTTACTGTAGGACTGATGAAATGAATGGAGGATGGGAATAAATTAGAACTAGTTCCAGCCTTCAGTAagtttatgtattattttccaGAATAAGCAAAagtgttttttcaaaaaaatttttgttataaTGTCAGACCTATAGAAAATTTGCAAGAATACTCCACAGGGTAACATTTCTCTCTTgttcataaatatatgtatatgttatata includes:
- the ZNF830 gene encoding zinc finger protein 830; its protein translation is MASSASARPAAGKRVVNQDELRRLMKEKQRLSTNRKRIESPFAKYNRLGQLSCALCNTPVKSELLWQTHVLGKQHREKVAELKGAKEAAQGPSASAVPQSTKRKAPDSESQDAKRAKASLVSQVQPSTSALPTNFDKAGKESTRTTVGKASGLGLLPDYDDEEDEEEEEKGGGGAEGKKGDACKQPSNSQSKEHSLSSSREATGSRLPSNFSDTNPPKAPLIPHSGSIEKAEIHEKVVERRENTAEALPEGFFDDPEIDARVRKVDAPKDQMDKEWDEFQKAMRQVNTISEAIVAEEDEEGRLDRQIGEIDEQIECYRRVEKLRNRQDEIKNKLKEVLTIKELQKKEEENVDSDDEGELQDLLSQDWRVKGALL